From Amphiprion ocellaris isolate individual 3 ecotype Okinawa chromosome 2, ASM2253959v1, whole genome shotgun sequence, a single genomic window includes:
- the akr1a1b gene encoding aldo-keto reductase family 1 member A1-B isoform X2, with protein sequence MNDFAVLNTGRKMPLLGLGTWKSEPGKVKQAVVWALEAGYRHIDCAAIYGNEVEIGEALQETLGPSKPLRREDVFITSKLWNTRHHPEDVEPSLLKTLKDLKLEYLDLYLIHWPYAFQRGDAPFPRKEDGTLLYDDTDYKLTWAAMEKLVEKGLVRSIGLSNFNSRQIDDILSVASIKPTVLQVESHPYLAQVELLAHCRDRGLVLTAYSPLGSPDRAWKHPDEPVLLQESVIAALAEKYKKSPAQIILRWQTQRGVVTIPKSVTESRIKENFQVFDFTLEADEMKSITALTRGWRYIVPMIEVEGKRVPRDAGHPYYPFNDPY encoded by the exons ATGAATGACTTTGCAGTTCTCAACACAGGGCGCAAGATGCCCCTCCTTGGACTGGGAACATGGAAGAGTGAGCCCGGAAAG GTGAAACAAGCAGTTGTTTGGGCACTGGAGGCCGGTTATCGCCACATTGACTGTGCAGCCATCTATGGCAACGAGGTTGAAATTGGAGAGGCCCTGCAGGAGACGCTCGGCCCCAGCAAG CCCCTGAGAAGAGAGGACGTCTTCATCACATCCAAGCTGTGGAACACCCGGCATCATCCAGAGGATGTGGAACCGTCCCTCCTGAAGACCCTGAAGGACTtaaagctggagtacctggaccTCTACCTCATCCACTGGCCCTACGCCTTCCA ACGAGGAGATGCGCCTTTCCCCAGAAAGGAGGATGGAACCTTGTTGTACGATGACACAGACTACAAGCTGACCTGGGCTGCCAtggagaagctggtggagaaggGCCTCGTCCGTTCCATCGGCCTGTCCAACTTCAACAGCAGGCAGATTGATGACATCCTATCAGTTGCCAGCATCAAACCAACTGTTCTACAG GTAGAGAGCCACCCATACTTGGCCCAGGTGGAGCTGCTGGCCCACTGTCGGGATCGGGGCCTGGTGCTGACGGCCTACAGCCCACTAGGTTCTCCTGACCGTGCCTGGAAACACCCGGATGAACCAGTTCTGCTTCAGGAGTCTGTGATCGCTGCCCTTGCAGAGAAATATAAAAAGTCTCCTGCTCAAATTATCCTGAG GTGGCAGACACAACGAGGAGTGGTAACGATTCCCAAGAGCGTGACAGAATCTCGTATCAAAGAAAACTTTCAG gTGTTTGACTTCACCCTTGAAGCAGATGAAATGAAAAGTATCACAGCACTGACTAGAGGCTGGCGCTACATTGTACCAATGATTGAA GTGGAAGGAAAGCGTGTTCCCAGGGATGCAGGACATCCTTACTACCCTTTCAACGACCCATACTGA
- the c2h19orf44 gene encoding uncharacterized protein C19orf44 homolog isoform X2: protein MWKRGGRSSALDRAQALLSAKKSSRGGTPSSIQGSSANTQGFVGESVKTRSAPPNTHNLLSDLSDLSSASEHGANAFRSANAEKNHGRQADSNKDLRPHSSLGGGSRFLKKVPPPTNSSQSPVKRKEKQQMPEPRSMPSSLRTSQTTALNKLAEIESRIRSRKQTQEQTRQGTKSALNPVSDLEISPRPPSIQSPEAPVQLSAQSSSEQSPRGNRFLKNKAAGAIENSAPAVAPKSPGVGVRSRSRVANPVSPLEGLEMKSVRITTGMSLESDEEDMKKLLGDSLDSADYSFLKAGRPSSTKKADKTFSQSSQRLQSTPPPPAVAVSSSSSSASPRSPASPPHRSSPFRFTGQAQAHFSPSVLSPSPSPPCVSPSPPGRPGLSHKMESPPRSLSSMSGRGEVLSLEELFPVGPGSEDPHSEMRSVSSEDFKINVMTLDDLVPDTVGFTVEKQGEQGETKRSALVHGSPDRQQLPKQEDEVLDYQSDFESESQAEMNYSASQVSEHLQGDGDEDKVLSEVKEDSEVSHGRTEDDYSSAFSDTSHSRTSDRSRTSKSFSRSRDSRSSVSHGSWTSSQQTKRKASDRKALKEAAVQTQPDPLATTWSTGSSATQAISTFNPAVFALNEMLKQQLALTRRFIESSRHLHSRLVKSLEPPDYRYTRLEDTKQYIRKHRSPKLRTEEALEEVLQEMRDHHCM, encoded by the exons ATGTGGAAACGAGGCGGCCGAAGCTCCGCTCTGGACCGAGCTCAGGCGCTGCTGTCGGCTaagaagagcagcagaggaggcacACCGAGCTCCATACAGGGCTCCTCAGCCAACACACAG GGTTTTGTGGGCGAGTCTGTCAAAACCAGATCTGCTCCACCAAATACACACAATTTACTGTCTGATCTGAGTGACTTGTCGTCGGCTTCAGAGCATGGAGCTAATGCTTTCAGATCTGCAAATGCTGAGAAGAACCATGGAAGACAAGCAGATTCCAACAAG GATCTCAGGCCTCACAGCTCACtgggaggaggcagcaggttCTTGAAGAAGGTTCCACCACCAACaaacagcagccagtcacctgtcaagaggaaagaaaaacagcagatgcCTGAACCAAG ATCTATGCCATCTTCCTTGCGTACCTCCCAAACTACAGCTTTGAATAAACTGGCTGAAATTGAGAGCCGGATCCGCAGTCGAAAGCAGACTCAGGAACAAACCAGACAGGGGACAAAATCTGCCCTCAATCCAGTGTCAGACTTGGAAATCTCACCACGGCCACCATCCATCCAGTCCCCGGAGGCCCCTGTGCAGCTCTCAGCACAGTCCAGCAGTGAGCAGAGTCCGAGAGGAAACCGTTTCCTTAAGAACAAAGCAGCTGGAGCTATTGAAAACTCTGCTCCTGCTGTGGCTCCAAAGAGCCCAGGTGTTGGTGtcaggtccaggtccagagTCGCTAATCCTGTCAGCCCTTTAGAGGGTTTGGAGATGAAGTCAGTGAGAATAACAACTGGTATGAGTCTGGAAAGTGATGAAGAAGATATGAAGAAGCTGCTTGGAGACTCGCTAGATTCAGCAGACTACAGCTTCTTAAAAGCAGGGAGACCTTCTTCCACGAAAAAGGCAGACAAG ACGTTCAGCCAAAGCAGTCAGAGGCTTCAGTCcacgcctcctcctcctgctgttgCTGTCAGTTCTTCATCGTCCTCAGCATCACCTCGCTCCCCTGCATCTCCTCCTCATCGCAGTTCTCCTTTTCGATTCACCGGCCAGGCTCAAGCCCACTTCAGCCCCTCTGTactctctccatctccctcccctccctgcgtctccccctctcctccaggGAGACCAGGCTTGTCTCACAAGATGGAGAGTCCACCGCGTTCCCTCTCGTCCATGTCGGGCCGTGGTGAAGTGCTCTCTCTGGAGGAGCTCTTCCCTGTTGGGCCTGGCTCTGAAGATCCACACAGCGAGATGAGATCAGTCTCTTCTGAGG ACTTCAAGATAAATGTGATGACACTAGACGACCTTGTGCCTGATACCGTTGGATTTACTGTGGAAAAACAAGGAGAACAG GGGGAAACCAAACGTAGCGCCCTTGTTCATGGATCCccagacagacagcagctgccAAAGCAGGAAGACGAGGTGCTAGACTACCAAAGTGACTTCGAGAGTGAGAGCCAGGCAGAGATGAATTACAGTGCCAGCCAGGTTTCAGAGCATCTACAAGGGGATGGAGATGAAGATAAGGTGTTGTCCGAGGTCAAAGAGGATTCAGAGGTGTCTCATGGGAGGACAGAAGATGATTATTCGAGTGCTTTCTCAGACACAAGTCACTCACGGACCTCAGATCGCAGTCGTACGTCAAAATCATTCAGCAGAAGCAGGGATTCGAGATCCTCAGTGTCGCATGGCAGCTGGACTTCATCTCAGCAGACGAAGAGGAAGGCTTCAGATAGAAAGGCTTTAAAGGAGGCAGCAGTACAGACACAGCCTGATCCACTGGCTACCACATGGTCAACTGGTTCGTCTGCCACACAAG CCATCAGCACCTTCAATCCAGCTGTATTTGCTCTCAATGAgatgttgaaacagcagctcgCCCTGACGAGGCGGTTCATCGAAAGCAGCCGCCATCTGCACTCCAGACTGGTGAAGAGCCTGGAACCACCAGATTACAGATACACCAGGCTGGAGGACACAAAGCAG TACATTCGCAAACACAGATCTCCCAAACTCAGGACGGAGGAAGCCTTAGAAGAAGTGCTGCAGGAGATGAGAGACCACCACTGTATGTAA
- the c2h19orf44 gene encoding uncharacterized protein C19orf44 homolog isoform X1, whose translation MWKRGGRSSALDRAQALLSAKKSSRGGTPSSIQGSSANTQGFVGESVKTRSAPPNTHNLLSDLSDLSSASEHGANAFRSANAEKNHGRQADSNKDLRPHSSLGGGSRFLKKVPPPTNSSQSPVKRKEKQQMPEPRSMPSSLRTSQTTALNKLAEIESRIRSRKQTQEQTRQGTKSALNPVSDLEISPRPPSIQSPEAPVQLSAQSSSEQSPRGNRFLKNKAAGAIENSAPAVAPKSPGVGVRSRSRVANPVSPLEGLEMKSVRITTGMSLESDEEDMKKLLGDSLDSADYSFLKAGRPSSTKKADKTFSQSSQRLQSTPPPPAVAVSSSSSSASPRSPASPPHRSSPFRFTGQAQAHFSPSVLSPSPSPPCVSPSPPGRPGLSHKMESPPRSLSSMSGRGEVLSLEELFPVGPGSEDPHSEMRSVSSEDFKINVMTLDDLVPDTVGFTVEKQGEQGETKRSALVHGSPDRQQLPKQEDEVLDYQSDFESESQAEMNYSASQVSEHLQGDGDEDKVLSEVKEDSEVSHGRTEDDYSSAFSDTSHSRTSDRSRTSKSFSRSRDSRSSVSHGSWTSSQQTKRKASDRKALKEAAVQTQPDPLATTWSTGVAALGPAVSLSYMNPIPAVTPSVSAEMVEAISTFNPAVFALNEMLKQQLALTRRFIESSRHLHSRLVKSLEPPDYRYTRLEDTKQYIRKHRSPKLRTEEALEEVLQEMRDHHCM comes from the exons ATGTGGAAACGAGGCGGCCGAAGCTCCGCTCTGGACCGAGCTCAGGCGCTGCTGTCGGCTaagaagagcagcagaggaggcacACCGAGCTCCATACAGGGCTCCTCAGCCAACACACAG GGTTTTGTGGGCGAGTCTGTCAAAACCAGATCTGCTCCACCAAATACACACAATTTACTGTCTGATCTGAGTGACTTGTCGTCGGCTTCAGAGCATGGAGCTAATGCTTTCAGATCTGCAAATGCTGAGAAGAACCATGGAAGACAAGCAGATTCCAACAAG GATCTCAGGCCTCACAGCTCACtgggaggaggcagcaggttCTTGAAGAAGGTTCCACCACCAACaaacagcagccagtcacctgtcaagaggaaagaaaaacagcagatgcCTGAACCAAG ATCTATGCCATCTTCCTTGCGTACCTCCCAAACTACAGCTTTGAATAAACTGGCTGAAATTGAGAGCCGGATCCGCAGTCGAAAGCAGACTCAGGAACAAACCAGACAGGGGACAAAATCTGCCCTCAATCCAGTGTCAGACTTGGAAATCTCACCACGGCCACCATCCATCCAGTCCCCGGAGGCCCCTGTGCAGCTCTCAGCACAGTCCAGCAGTGAGCAGAGTCCGAGAGGAAACCGTTTCCTTAAGAACAAAGCAGCTGGAGCTATTGAAAACTCTGCTCCTGCTGTGGCTCCAAAGAGCCCAGGTGTTGGTGtcaggtccaggtccagagTCGCTAATCCTGTCAGCCCTTTAGAGGGTTTGGAGATGAAGTCAGTGAGAATAACAACTGGTATGAGTCTGGAAAGTGATGAAGAAGATATGAAGAAGCTGCTTGGAGACTCGCTAGATTCAGCAGACTACAGCTTCTTAAAAGCAGGGAGACCTTCTTCCACGAAAAAGGCAGACAAG ACGTTCAGCCAAAGCAGTCAGAGGCTTCAGTCcacgcctcctcctcctgctgttgCTGTCAGTTCTTCATCGTCCTCAGCATCACCTCGCTCCCCTGCATCTCCTCCTCATCGCAGTTCTCCTTTTCGATTCACCGGCCAGGCTCAAGCCCACTTCAGCCCCTCTGTactctctccatctccctcccctccctgcgtctccccctctcctccaggGAGACCAGGCTTGTCTCACAAGATGGAGAGTCCACCGCGTTCCCTCTCGTCCATGTCGGGCCGTGGTGAAGTGCTCTCTCTGGAGGAGCTCTTCCCTGTTGGGCCTGGCTCTGAAGATCCACACAGCGAGATGAGATCAGTCTCTTCTGAGG ACTTCAAGATAAATGTGATGACACTAGACGACCTTGTGCCTGATACCGTTGGATTTACTGTGGAAAAACAAGGAGAACAG GGGGAAACCAAACGTAGCGCCCTTGTTCATGGATCCccagacagacagcagctgccAAAGCAGGAAGACGAGGTGCTAGACTACCAAAGTGACTTCGAGAGTGAGAGCCAGGCAGAGATGAATTACAGTGCCAGCCAGGTTTCAGAGCATCTACAAGGGGATGGAGATGAAGATAAGGTGTTGTCCGAGGTCAAAGAGGATTCAGAGGTGTCTCATGGGAGGACAGAAGATGATTATTCGAGTGCTTTCTCAGACACAAGTCACTCACGGACCTCAGATCGCAGTCGTACGTCAAAATCATTCAGCAGAAGCAGGGATTCGAGATCCTCAGTGTCGCATGGCAGCTGGACTTCATCTCAGCAGACGAAGAGGAAGGCTTCAGATAGAAAGGCTTTAAAGGAGGCAGCAGTACAGACACAGCCTGATCCACTGGCTACCACATGGTCAACTG GTGTGGCTGCACTGGGCCCTGCAGTGAGCTTGAGCTACATGAATCCCATTCCAGCAGTCACTCCTAGTGTCAGTGCAGAAATGGTGGAAG CCATCAGCACCTTCAATCCAGCTGTATTTGCTCTCAATGAgatgttgaaacagcagctcgCCCTGACGAGGCGGTTCATCGAAAGCAGCCGCCATCTGCACTCCAGACTGGTGAAGAGCCTGGAACCACCAGATTACAGATACACCAGGCTGGAGGACACAAAGCAG TACATTCGCAAACACAGATCTCCCAAACTCAGGACGGAGGAAGCCTTAGAAGAAGTGCTGCAGGAGATGAGAGACCACCACTGTATGTAA
- the akr1a1b gene encoding aldo-keto reductase family 1 member A1-B isoform X1 translates to MQSWKYPALKQALGRLCFYFGSRVLLRGMNDFAVLNTGRKMPLLGLGTWKSEPGKVKQAVVWALEAGYRHIDCAAIYGNEVEIGEALQETLGPSKPLRREDVFITSKLWNTRHHPEDVEPSLLKTLKDLKLEYLDLYLIHWPYAFQRGDAPFPRKEDGTLLYDDTDYKLTWAAMEKLVEKGLVRSIGLSNFNSRQIDDILSVASIKPTVLQVESHPYLAQVELLAHCRDRGLVLTAYSPLGSPDRAWKHPDEPVLLQESVIAALAEKYKKSPAQIILRWQTQRGVVTIPKSVTESRIKENFQVFDFTLEADEMKSITALTRGWRYIVPMIEVEGKRVPRDAGHPYYPFNDPY, encoded by the exons GTGCTTCTGAGAGGTATGAATGACTTTGCAGTTCTCAACACAGGGCGCAAGATGCCCCTCCTTGGACTGGGAACATGGAAGAGTGAGCCCGGAAAG GTGAAACAAGCAGTTGTTTGGGCACTGGAGGCCGGTTATCGCCACATTGACTGTGCAGCCATCTATGGCAACGAGGTTGAAATTGGAGAGGCCCTGCAGGAGACGCTCGGCCCCAGCAAG CCCCTGAGAAGAGAGGACGTCTTCATCACATCCAAGCTGTGGAACACCCGGCATCATCCAGAGGATGTGGAACCGTCCCTCCTGAAGACCCTGAAGGACTtaaagctggagtacctggaccTCTACCTCATCCACTGGCCCTACGCCTTCCA ACGAGGAGATGCGCCTTTCCCCAGAAAGGAGGATGGAACCTTGTTGTACGATGACACAGACTACAAGCTGACCTGGGCTGCCAtggagaagctggtggagaaggGCCTCGTCCGTTCCATCGGCCTGTCCAACTTCAACAGCAGGCAGATTGATGACATCCTATCAGTTGCCAGCATCAAACCAACTGTTCTACAG GTAGAGAGCCACCCATACTTGGCCCAGGTGGAGCTGCTGGCCCACTGTCGGGATCGGGGCCTGGTGCTGACGGCCTACAGCCCACTAGGTTCTCCTGACCGTGCCTGGAAACACCCGGATGAACCAGTTCTGCTTCAGGAGTCTGTGATCGCTGCCCTTGCAGAGAAATATAAAAAGTCTCCTGCTCAAATTATCCTGAG GTGGCAGACACAACGAGGAGTGGTAACGATTCCCAAGAGCGTGACAGAATCTCGTATCAAAGAAAACTTTCAG gTGTTTGACTTCACCCTTGAAGCAGATGAAATGAAAAGTATCACAGCACTGACTAGAGGCTGGCGCTACATTGTACCAATGATTGAA GTGGAAGGAAAGCGTGTTCCCAGGGATGCAGGACATCCTTACTACCCTTTCAACGACCCATACTGA